A single region of the Xenopus laevis strain J_2021 chromosome 4L, Xenopus_laevis_v10.1, whole genome shotgun sequence genome encodes:
- the LOC100137612 gene encoding protein chibby homolog 1 isoform X1, whose amino-acid sequence MPVKPLHGSRHRRRASSQQIAGKMPLFGSTFSPKKVPPRKSASLSNLHALDRTTKEVELGLDYGSPSINIAGQSLKFENGQWMTESGGTGSQREVQRLRKRNQQLEEENNLLRVKVDLLLDMLSEAAADTHLKEKELEEMKNLSGRRK is encoded by the exons ATGCCCGTTAAACCGTTGCACGGGAGTAGGCATAGGAGAAGAGCGTCCTCACAGCAGATTGCAG GCAAGATGCCCCTCTTCGGGAGCACATTCAGCCCAAAGAAAGTACCACCAAGGAAATCAGCCTCCCTGTCTAACTTGCATGCG ctGGACCGGACAACTAAAGAGGTAGAACTGGGTTTAGATTATGGTTCCCCAAGTATCAACATTGCAGGtcaaagcttgaaatttgaaaatgggcaGTGGATGACTG AGTCAGGGGGGACTGGATCACAGAGAGAGGTCCAAAGGCTGCGCAAGAGAAACCAGCAGCTTGAAGAAGAAAACAACTTGCTGCGTGTTAAAGTTGATCTCTTACTGGATATG CTCTCAGAAGCGGCAGCAGACACCCACTTGAAGGAAAAAGAATTGGAGGAAATGAAAAATCTGAGTGGCAGGAGGAAATGA
- the LOC100137612 gene encoding protein chibby homolog 1 isoform X2 yields the protein MPLFGSTFSPKKVPPRKSASLSNLHALDRTTKEVELGLDYGSPSINIAGQSLKFENGQWMTESGGTGSQREVQRLRKRNQQLEEENNLLRVKVDLLLDMLSEAAADTHLKEKELEEMKNLSGRRK from the exons ATGCCCCTCTTCGGGAGCACATTCAGCCCAAAGAAAGTACCACCAAGGAAATCAGCCTCCCTGTCTAACTTGCATGCG ctGGACCGGACAACTAAAGAGGTAGAACTGGGTTTAGATTATGGTTCCCCAAGTATCAACATTGCAGGtcaaagcttgaaatttgaaaatgggcaGTGGATGACTG AGTCAGGGGGGACTGGATCACAGAGAGAGGTCCAAAGGCTGCGCAAGAGAAACCAGCAGCTTGAAGAAGAAAACAACTTGCTGCGTGTTAAAGTTGATCTCTTACTGGATATG CTCTCAGAAGCGGCAGCAGACACCCACTTGAAGGAAAAAGAATTGGAGGAAATGAAAAATCTGAGTGGCAGGAGGAAATGA